The proteins below are encoded in one region of Micromonospora sp. DSM 45708:
- a CDS encoding molybdopterin-containing oxidoreductase family protein, with protein sequence MATVTHPGACPLDCPDTCVWQLTVADGRAVALRGDRDHPFTRGALCGKVNRYLDAVNGPDRLTTPWIRTGPKGVGPVSYRPASWAEALGRVAAGLRASIERDGPESVLPYYFAGTMGLVQGWTMGPRLFAYLGASRLDTTICTAAANAATRSVFGRPVGFEPESIVDARLVVLWGANPLATNLHLWPFVQQARERGAYLVTIDPLRTETAARSDEHVAPLPGTDAALALGLMRHVRDAGAADERWLAGHTVGWPELSARLDEWPVERAAAECGLPAETVRRLGERIATTRPTAVRVGLGLQRHAGAGQAIRAICALPLVTGDFRYAGGGALVTTSGHHPVDNGPVIRPAGMPAPPARSVNMSRLAAVLTGAADPPVTSLVVFNANPAATAPDQTRLLTGLRRADLFTVVLEQRWTDTCDHADVVLPATMQPEHLDLQTSYGHHYTTLNLPATRAPGEALPNTEIFRRIAVALGVDHPAFRDSDEDLARQLLAGTSVTFEELRERTYARLTGVPVGSAPFADGGFPTPDGRARLHDPALARLGVDPLPGYTPPVEAADPALARRFPLVLLAPAGRYLMNSTFASLPWHARRAGPPRVHLHPADAAARGLADGDAVRVHNDRGAFLAAVAVDEGTRPGVAFTYKAYWARLSPGRSTVNAVTAVRDADLGGAPTFHDCRVEVEPVPAELLTVDPPTEPGVDRVTGPAVDAGAAAPLG encoded by the coding sequence ATGGCCACCGTCACCCATCCCGGCGCCTGCCCCCTGGACTGTCCCGACACCTGCGTCTGGCAGCTCACCGTGGCGGACGGCCGGGCCGTCGCGCTGCGCGGCGACCGCGACCACCCGTTCACCCGGGGCGCGCTCTGCGGCAAGGTCAACCGCTACCTCGACGCGGTCAACGGCCCGGACCGGCTCACCACCCCCTGGATCCGCACCGGCCCCAAGGGCGTCGGTCCGGTGTCCTACCGGCCGGCGAGCTGGGCGGAGGCGCTGGGCCGGGTGGCGGCCGGGCTGCGGGCCAGCATCGAACGCGACGGGCCGGAGTCGGTGCTGCCCTACTACTTCGCCGGCACGATGGGGCTGGTCCAGGGCTGGACGATGGGGCCGCGGCTGTTCGCGTACCTGGGGGCGTCCCGGTTGGACACCACCATCTGCACGGCGGCGGCGAACGCCGCCACCCGGTCCGTCTTCGGCCGCCCGGTGGGCTTCGAGCCGGAGTCGATCGTCGACGCCCGGCTGGTCGTGCTCTGGGGCGCCAACCCGCTCGCCACCAACCTGCACCTGTGGCCGTTCGTGCAGCAGGCGCGCGAGCGCGGCGCGTACCTGGTGACGATCGACCCGCTGCGCACCGAGACCGCCGCCCGCAGCGACGAGCACGTCGCACCGCTGCCCGGCACCGACGCGGCGCTCGCGCTCGGGCTGATGCGGCACGTCCGCGACGCCGGGGCGGCCGACGAGCGGTGGCTGGCCGGGCACACCGTCGGCTGGCCCGAACTGTCCGCCCGGCTCGACGAGTGGCCGGTGGAACGCGCCGCCGCCGAGTGCGGGCTGCCCGCGGAGACCGTGCGCCGGCTCGGCGAGCGGATCGCCACCACCCGGCCCACCGCCGTGCGCGTCGGCCTCGGCCTGCAACGGCACGCCGGCGCCGGGCAGGCGATCCGGGCGATCTGCGCGCTGCCGCTGGTCACCGGCGATTTCCGGTACGCCGGCGGCGGTGCGCTGGTGACCACCAGCGGGCACCACCCGGTCGACAACGGGCCGGTGATCCGGCCGGCCGGCATGCCGGCACCGCCGGCCCGGTCGGTGAACATGAGCCGGCTCGCCGCCGTGCTCACCGGGGCGGCCGACCCGCCGGTGACCTCGTTGGTGGTGTTCAACGCCAACCCGGCGGCCACCGCGCCGGACCAGACCCGGCTGCTCACCGGCCTGCGCCGCGCCGACCTGTTCACCGTGGTGCTGGAGCAGCGCTGGACCGACACCTGCGACCACGCCGACGTGGTGCTCCCGGCCACCATGCAGCCCGAGCACCTCGACCTCCAGACCTCCTACGGGCACCACTACACGACGCTGAACCTGCCGGCCACCCGGGCGCCCGGCGAGGCGCTGCCGAACACCGAGATCTTCCGGCGCATCGCGGTGGCGCTCGGCGTCGACCACCCCGCGTTCCGGGACAGCGACGAGGACCTGGCCCGGCAGTTGCTGGCCGGCACGTCGGTCACGTTCGAGGAGCTGCGCGAGCGCACGTACGCCCGGCTCACCGGCGTGCCGGTCGGCTCCGCGCCGTTCGCCGACGGTGGCTTCCCCACCCCGGACGGGCGGGCCCGGCTGCACGACCCGGCGCTGGCCCGGCTCGGGGTGGATCCGCTGCCCGGCTACACCCCACCGGTCGAGGCCGCCGACCCGGCGCTGGCCCGGCGCTTCCCGCTGGTGCTGCTCGCCCCGGCCGGCCGCTACCTGATGAACTCCACGTTCGCCTCGCTGCCCTGGCACGCCCGCCGGGCCGGGCCGCCCCGGGTGCACCTGCACCCAGCCGACGCGGCGGCGCGCGGCCTGGCCGACGGCGACGCGGTGCGGGTCCACAACGACCGGGGCGCGTTCCTGGCCGCGGTCGCGGTGGACGAGGGGACCCGGCCCGGGGTGGCGTTCACCTACAAGGCGTACTGGGCGCGGCTGAGCCCCGGCCGGTCCACGGTGAACGCGGTGACCGCGGTCCGCGACGCCGACCTGGGTGGGGCGCCCACGTTCCACGACTGCCGGGTCGAGGTGGAGCCGGTGCCGGCCGAGCTGCTGACCGTCGACCCGCCCACCGAGCCGGGCGTCGACCGGGTCACCGGGCCGGCCGTCGACGCCGGCGCCGCCGCGCCCCTCGGCTGA